One window of the Acaryochloris sp. CCMEE 5410 genome contains the following:
- a CDS encoding c-type cytochrome translates to MGALTSNLGKKIATTLLILGLLVGTVVYIGWYNLLREVDTYIESPAEHFKYGSIGTENDQGVPYWIWMVLPRLFPEYLPGPNGYTSLGFTWEPGQETPVGVSKKTIGFPRQGITCAVCHSATYRKVPEDNPIIVPAGPSVKFNSLGYVRFLQACAQDPRFTADYILPEIEYNHSLSAFEKLLYRFLIIPTTRKEMLEQGESFAWSNSRPNWGPGRIDPFNPVKFNMLDIPIDDTIGNSDMMSLWNQKQHQGFALHWDGLETSLTETVNTGALGDGATRKSINIEGLQRVEKYITELDPPKFPFAIDQAAADKGKKVFDQHCATCHAFGGERTGTVISQQEVGTDRHRLDMWTQEAADKYNAFAEGYDYDFDQLRKTDGYLSVSLDGLWLRAPYLHNGSVPSLQDLLKTSDARTPVFYRGYDVYDPDAVGFISQGAEAEKVGFKYDTSLVANSNQGHLYGTNLPEKDKATLIEYLKTL, encoded by the coding sequence ATGGGTGCGCTAACCTCAAATCTGGGCAAAAAGATCGCCACCACCTTACTGATTCTGGGCCTGCTCGTGGGCACGGTGGTCTATATTGGCTGGTACAATCTGCTGCGCGAAGTGGACACCTATATCGAATCGCCAGCCGAACATTTTAAGTATGGATCAATCGGGACAGAGAATGACCAAGGTGTTCCTTACTGGATTTGGATGGTGCTCCCCCGCCTCTTTCCGGAATATTTACCCGGACCCAATGGCTATACCTCCTTAGGCTTCACCTGGGAACCCGGTCAGGAAACCCCGGTAGGTGTCTCTAAAAAGACGATTGGCTTTCCTCGCCAAGGGATTACCTGTGCCGTCTGCCATTCAGCAACCTATCGCAAAGTACCGGAGGACAATCCCATCATTGTGCCAGCTGGCCCCTCGGTAAAATTTAATTCCTTGGGCTATGTGCGTTTTCTTCAAGCTTGTGCCCAAGATCCCAGATTTACAGCGGACTACATTCTGCCTGAGATTGAATATAACCATTCCTTATCAGCTTTTGAGAAGTTACTCTACCGATTTCTGATTATTCCCACGACCCGCAAGGAAATGCTGGAGCAGGGCGAATCCTTTGCCTGGAGCAATTCTCGACCCAATTGGGGACCGGGGCGTATCGATCCCTTTAACCCCGTGAAATTTAATATGCTAGACATCCCTATAGATGACACCATTGGCAACTCCGATATGATGTCGCTTTGGAATCAAAAGCAACATCAAGGATTTGCTCTGCACTGGGATGGTTTGGAAACCTCCCTCACAGAAACGGTGAATACCGGTGCCCTGGGAGATGGAGCCACTCGTAAATCCATCAATATTGAAGGGCTACAACGGGTCGAAAAATATATCACGGAGCTGGATCCACCCAAATTTCCCTTTGCCATTGATCAAGCTGCCGCCGATAAGGGCAAAAAGGTATTTGACCAGCACTGCGCCACTTGCCATGCCTTTGGCGGTGAGCGCACGGGCACCGTTATCTCCCAGCAGGAAGTCGGCACCGATCGCCACCGACTGGACATGTGGACCCAAGAAGCAGCGGATAAATACAACGCCTTTGCGGAAGGGTACGACTACGACTTTGATCAGTTACGAAAAACCGATGGCTATCTCTCCGTGAGTCTAGATGGGTTGTGGTTACGAGCTCCCTATCTGCACAATGGGTCAGTACCTAGCCTGCAAGATTTACTCAAAACCTCAGATGCCCGGACGCCAGTGTTTTATCGAGGCTACGATGTCTATGACCCCGACGCCGTTGGCTTTATTTCGCAAGGTGCGGAAGCTGAAAAGGTTGGATTTAAGTACGACACGTCCTTAGTAGCAAATAGTAATCAGGGTCATTTGTACGGAACCAATTTACCTGAAAAAGATAAGGCGACATTAATTGAATATCTCAAAACCCTGTAA
- a CDS encoding NADH:flavin oxidoreductase yields MTSDIIFQPLEWRNLTVKNRIFRSSISGRWDNYDGSGTQARINWEEQFAQGGVGAIISSYTPIHIEGRIVPNAAMIDSDDRIPFWRKVGETVHQHDCKFILQLSHSGRQRDIDGVENTVPDSFKPTPALSATTLSEQIHGFRCRQMTRTEIKETVQRFADGARRAREAGLDGVELHSSHGYLITQFLSSGINIRNDDYGGSLENRYRFLQEIVQAIRQTVGDDFHLQAKISAVDYNNVLPWERRGNTLSESIQVCQWLERDSVDALHISRGSTFPHPLLPAGPFPFKIATSTYDTMISSAPWRTLLNYFLFRSPLLQPFFKCIWNRLERHWQAPVKGDRLSSDSLSQLMQEHISAHEFQALLARYQGTVMEDAQAIKEQVNIPVICTGGFQQASFIRQAIEQGFCDGVTLARPLVANKDLAHQLQAGNDIPERPCTYCNQCLGSYLEYPLGCYERRRYYQRSITGADQTEQDKAAREAHDAMIQDAMRVYSPPPFSPSKPTA; encoded by the coding sequence ATGACCTCAGACATTATCTTTCAGCCCTTAGAGTGGCGCAATCTAACGGTTAAAAATCGCATTTTTCGGTCCAGCATCTCAGGGCGTTGGGATAACTACGATGGTTCGGGCACCCAAGCCCGGATCAATTGGGAAGAGCAGTTTGCCCAGGGTGGCGTCGGTGCCATTATCTCGTCCTATACCCCCATTCATATTGAAGGGCGGATTGTACCAAATGCCGCCATGATTGACTCGGACGACCGCATTCCCTTCTGGAGAAAGGTCGGCGAGACGGTTCATCAGCACGACTGCAAGTTTATCCTCCAGCTCAGTCATTCGGGACGTCAGCGCGATATTGATGGGGTCGAAAATACGGTTCCCGATTCCTTTAAGCCCACACCTGCCCTGAGTGCAACGACCCTCTCAGAACAGATTCATGGGTTTCGCTGTCGCCAAATGACCCGGACAGAAATCAAGGAGACGGTGCAACGGTTTGCGGATGGGGCTCGGCGGGCTCGGGAGGCCGGGCTAGATGGCGTGGAGTTACATAGCTCCCATGGCTATCTGATTACCCAATTCCTCAGTTCTGGCATCAATATTCGCAATGATGACTATGGGGGGTCCCTCGAAAATCGCTATCGGTTCCTGCAAGAAATTGTCCAGGCCATTCGCCAAACCGTCGGTGACGATTTTCATCTTCAGGCCAAGATTAGTGCCGTGGACTATAACAATGTCTTGCCCTGGGAACGGAGGGGCAACACCTTGTCTGAGTCGATTCAAGTCTGTCAATGGCTGGAGCGGGATAGCGTGGATGCTCTCCATATTTCTCGGGGCAGCACCTTTCCCCATCCCCTATTACCCGCAGGTCCGTTTCCCTTTAAGATTGCCACCTCCACTTACGACACGATGATTTCTAGTGCCCCGTGGCGGACCCTTCTCAATTACTTTCTGTTTCGCAGTCCCTTACTTCAGCCCTTCTTTAAATGCATTTGGAATCGCTTGGAGCGGCATTGGCAGGCTCCGGTTAAAGGCGATCGTCTCTCGTCAGATTCTCTGTCCCAATTGATGCAAGAGCATATCTCGGCCCATGAGTTCCAAGCCCTATTGGCTCGCTACCAAGGCACGGTTATGGAAGATGCCCAGGCCATTAAGGAACAGGTCAATATTCCCGTCATTTGTACCGGCGGCTTCCAGCAGGCCTCTTTTATTCGGCAAGCGATTGAGCAGGGTTTCTGTGATGGTGTCACCCTTGCCCGCCCCCTGGTCGCCAATAAGGATCTGGCCCACCAGTTGCAGGCAGGAAACGATATTCCCGAGCGCCCTTGTACCTATTGCAATCAATGTTTAGGAAGTTATCTGGAATATCCCTTGGGCTGCTACGAACGCCGTCGATATTACCAGCGCTCTATCACTGGCGCAGATCAAACGGAGCAGGATAAAGCAGCGCGCGAAGCCCATGACGCCATGATTCAAGATGCTATGCGGGTGTATAGCCCACCGCCCTTTAGCCCGTCCAAGCCAACGGCATAA
- a CDS encoding alpha/beta hydrolase, with translation MIIIVSNRRVNEDQTDHRLFGERANVNGLDEIRLATADYDEPSQRWHLSLVPEGDLEDEDSRPSHQLFQRVMAGIQTGQHQKNWVFYIHGFNQSMLDNLNACREIQTLYDVDVITFAWPSNPGGFVLGEYQRARQAARASSNALDRTLELLGRYLASRSLVEMRNCQISLNLLVHSLGNYLFEDFVRDPVFSDETRIFDNIIFHQADADNRNHAQWVDRVEHGRRIYITLHEDDSTLKASDIINPGRLGNTLAGLNAQRAIYLDFTNGENVGRSHNFFDGQIENATIQTIFIRLLNGQRGETVAGLSFDPTLNAFRL, from the coding sequence ATGATTATCATTGTTTCAAATCGTCGGGTGAACGAGGATCAAACCGATCACCGCTTGTTTGGAGAACGGGCGAATGTGAATGGTCTCGATGAAATTCGTTTAGCAACCGCTGACTACGATGAACCCTCACAACGGTGGCATCTGTCCCTCGTTCCCGAAGGCGATCTAGAGGATGAAGACAGCCGCCCTAGCCACCAATTATTTCAGCGCGTTATGGCCGGGATTCAGACCGGTCAGCATCAGAAAAACTGGGTGTTTTATATTCACGGATTTAATCAATCCATGTTAGACAATCTCAATGCTTGTCGTGAAATCCAAACCCTCTATGACGTGGATGTCATTACCTTTGCATGGCCCTCGAATCCAGGAGGGTTTGTACTTGGGGAATATCAGCGCGCGCGACAAGCCGCTAGAGCATCCAGTAATGCCCTCGATCGCACCTTAGAACTGCTCGGGCGCTACCTAGCTAGCCGTTCCCTGGTAGAGATGCGGAACTGCCAGATTAGCCTAAATCTCCTCGTGCATAGCTTAGGCAATTATTTATTTGAGGATTTTGTCCGGGATCCGGTCTTTAGTGATGAAACTCGCATCTTCGACAACATTATCTTTCACCAAGCAGATGCCGATAATCGCAACCATGCTCAATGGGTTGATCGGGTTGAGCATGGTCGCCGTATCTACATCACCCTCCATGAGGATGATTCGACCCTCAAAGCGTCCGATATTATCAATCCGGGCCGTTTGGGCAATACCCTGGCCGGTTTAAATGCCCAACGAGCGATCTATCTCGACTTTACGAATGGTGAGAATGTCGGTCGGTCCCATAACTTTTTTGATGGCCAGATTGAGAATGCCACCATCCAAACAATTTTTATCCGTCTGCTCAATGGTCAGCGGGGAGAAACCGTTGCTGGCTTAAGCTTCGATCCCACCCTGAATGCTTTTCGGCTATAA
- a CDS encoding flotillin family protein, whose amino-acid sequence MTQKLIHTRKLETSLAQLVEPTPSPWTIERPLKDALPPILWGLGLPLTVAVLGSLVSIWFLKSFLVICKPNEVVILAGRKWQTQGGQRLGYRVLTGGRAIRIPIVETVKRMDVTTMAVPVEVHNAYSKGGIPLHIQAIANIKISSDSRVVGNAIERFLGHKRTEIIRVAQETLAGYLRGVVATLTPEQVNEDRLQFAERIASDVSRELRTLGLHLDILKIQSVADDVDYLSSIGRQRIAMILRDAEVAESNALSMAEQIEAECQEQAEVAQTQDRTVILEQENQLRKIKAKLERQARSEEEITVAATHERRAKVEQILQKLRAEVERLRLQADQILPAQAQQQAAELRRHGDAAILAENAQAAAQVNDMLAAVWQEIGTDASQVFLIQQIETVLREAVQIPERLHLHQVNVVDNGDGEAVASLLKVYPQVVRQFLDSLHHTLGIDVVGTLTQAHEPTSFPQQSLTHHLSEKGA is encoded by the coding sequence ATGACTCAGAAACTCATTCATACCCGCAAATTAGAGACCAGCTTGGCTCAGTTAGTGGAACCGACACCTTCTCCCTGGACCATCGAGCGTCCACTCAAAGACGCCTTGCCCCCAATTCTATGGGGTTTAGGATTACCTCTGACTGTCGCTGTTTTGGGTAGTTTAGTTAGCATCTGGTTTCTAAAGTCTTTTCTGGTCATTTGTAAACCCAACGAGGTCGTGATTCTGGCAGGCCGCAAATGGCAGACGCAGGGAGGACAGCGCCTAGGCTATCGAGTGCTCACGGGGGGACGGGCGATTCGGATCCCGATTGTAGAAACGGTCAAACGGATGGATGTGACAACGATGGCAGTCCCCGTAGAAGTCCATAATGCTTACTCTAAGGGCGGTATTCCTCTCCATATTCAGGCGATCGCCAATATCAAAATTTCCAGCGATTCACGGGTGGTGGGTAATGCGATTGAACGGTTCCTTGGCCACAAGCGGACCGAAATTATTCGAGTCGCCCAAGAAACTTTGGCTGGATATTTGCGGGGGGTGGTGGCAACCCTGACCCCCGAACAGGTGAACGAAGATCGGCTTCAGTTTGCTGAGCGAATCGCCTCAGATGTGAGCCGAGAGCTGCGAACCCTAGGACTTCATCTCGATATTCTCAAAATCCAGAGCGTAGCAGATGATGTGGACTATCTCAGCTCCATCGGACGGCAGCGAATTGCCATGATTCTACGGGATGCCGAGGTGGCTGAGTCCAATGCCCTCTCCATGGCAGAGCAAATAGAGGCTGAGTGCCAAGAACAGGCAGAAGTAGCTCAGACTCAGGATCGCACCGTAATTCTAGAGCAAGAAAACCAACTCCGCAAAATCAAAGCCAAGCTAGAGCGACAGGCTCGTTCGGAAGAAGAAATTACTGTGGCCGCCACCCATGAGCGACGGGCTAAAGTAGAGCAAATTTTACAGAAACTGCGCGCTGAAGTAGAGCGGCTGCGGTTACAGGCTGATCAGATCTTGCCAGCCCAAGCCCAACAGCAGGCAGCAGAACTCCGACGGCACGGAGACGCTGCAATTCTGGCGGAAAATGCCCAGGCGGCGGCACAGGTCAACGACATGTTGGCGGCGGTGTGGCAAGAAATTGGCACCGACGCCTCGCAAGTGTTCTTGATCCAGCAAATTGAAACCGTGTTGCGGGAAGCAGTCCAGATCCCTGAGCGGCTCCATTTGCATCAGGTCAACGTAGTGGACAACGGCGATGGGGAGGCCGTTGCTAGCTTACTAAAGGTTTACCCCCAGGTGGTGCGCCAGTTTCTAGATAGTCTTCACCACACCTTGGGGATTGATGTTGTGGGCACCTTGACGCAAGCCCATGAGCCAACGTCTTTTCCCCAACAGTCCTTGACTCACCATTTATCTGAAAAAGGAGCGTAA
- a CDS encoding peroxidase family protein, with translation MSRKPWHQLKTPLALIKLLQFRNRLRENNLHDTAAIAPTDHLPKPKPSPDGRHFRARTDDGSFNDLDHPEMGMAGTRFGRNVPLQDAYPDEKALLTPNPREISRKVMTRDEFIPATILNVLAAAWIQFENHDWFSHGDNQTKQKFQLPLADDDDWPAEHHPLEVGKTAIDETRKGDESSGPPTFINTVTHWWDGSQIYGSDSETVAKLRSHKDGKLTMGDDGLLPLDDGGVDSTGFNDNWWVGLSLLHTLFAKEHNFICDRLKAEYPSWSDDQLFDQARLINAALTAKIHTAEWTPAILPLPATDIALNVNWAGFLGEDFRYLFGHIGEGELLSGIPGSSTDHHTAPYYLTEEFVSVYRMHPLIPDDYQYYDLQGKLLQENDFMASSGKRTRALVEEVGMDNLFYSLGITHPGAVTLHNFPRFLQLHKRDNGEVFDLAAVDILRDRERGVPRYNRFRELIGRSRVKSFEEITSNPVWAKELREVYNNDINAVDLMVGMFAEDLPDGFGFSDTAFRVFILMASRRLKSDRFLSKDYRAEIYTPFGLEWIYRNNFITLLKRHYPKLAPALVGVSNGFAPWRNLSH, from the coding sequence ATGTCTCGTAAACCATGGCACCAGCTCAAAACCCCCCTAGCCCTGATTAAGCTACTCCAATTCCGGAATCGACTGCGGGAAAATAATCTGCATGATACGGCTGCGATCGCACCCACAGATCACCTCCCCAAACCCAAGCCCAGTCCCGATGGTCGCCATTTTCGTGCCCGGACCGATGATGGTAGCTTTAACGACCTAGACCATCCTGAGATGGGAATGGCTGGCACTCGGTTTGGTCGGAATGTGCCCTTACAGGATGCCTATCCCGATGAGAAGGCCCTCTTGACGCCCAATCCGCGGGAGATTAGCCGTAAGGTGATGACCCGGGATGAGTTTATTCCCGCCACGATTTTGAATGTGCTGGCTGCCGCCTGGATCCAGTTTGAAAATCACGATTGGTTTTCCCATGGCGACAATCAAACCAAACAGAAATTTCAGCTGCCCTTGGCGGATGATGATGACTGGCCTGCAGAGCATCATCCCTTAGAAGTGGGTAAAACCGCCATTGATGAGACCCGCAAAGGGGATGAAAGCAGTGGTCCTCCCACCTTTATTAACACTGTCACCCACTGGTGGGATGGGTCTCAAATCTACGGTAGTGACAGCGAAACCGTTGCCAAACTCCGCTCCCATAAAGATGGCAAACTCACCATGGGAGACGATGGCCTATTGCCATTAGATGATGGCGGCGTGGATTCCACCGGCTTTAACGATAATTGGTGGGTGGGGCTGTCCTTACTGCATACATTATTTGCCAAAGAGCATAATTTTATTTGCGATCGCCTCAAAGCGGAGTATCCATCCTGGTCCGATGATCAACTGTTTGACCAAGCCCGCCTGATCAATGCTGCCTTAACCGCAAAAATCCACACGGCAGAATGGACCCCCGCTATTTTGCCCCTACCTGCCACCGATATCGCCCTCAACGTCAACTGGGCGGGCTTCCTCGGGGAAGATTTTAGATATCTCTTTGGACATATCGGCGAAGGTGAACTGCTGAGCGGCATCCCAGGCTCCTCGACAGACCACCATACGGCTCCTTACTACCTAACGGAAGAATTTGTGTCCGTGTATCGGATGCATCCCTTAATTCCAGATGACTACCAATACTATGACCTGCAGGGAAAACTGCTGCAGGAGAACGACTTTATGGCCTCTTCCGGCAAGCGGACCCGAGCCTTGGTGGAGGAGGTGGGGATGGACAATCTGTTCTACTCTTTGGGCATTACCCATCCAGGGGCCGTAACCCTCCATAACTTCCCTCGGTTTTTGCAGCTTCACAAGCGGGATAACGGTGAAGTCTTCGATCTAGCCGCCGTCGATATCCTCCGAGATCGCGAACGGGGAGTGCCTCGGTATAACCGCTTCCGAGAGTTAATCGGACGTAGCCGGGTTAAAAGTTTTGAGGAAATTACCAGCAATCCTGTCTGGGCCAAGGAACTACGGGAGGTCTATAACAACGACATCAACGCGGTTGATCTGATGGTGGGCATGTTTGCCGAAGATCTACCTGACGGCTTTGGCTTTAGCGACACCGCCTTTCGCGTCTTTATCCTGATGGCTTCTCGCCGTCTGAAAAGCGATCGCTTCCTAAGTAAAGACTACCGAGCTGAAATTTATACCCCCTTCGGCTTGGAATGGATCTATCGCAACAATTTCATTACCCTCCTCAAGCGTCACTACCCCAAACTGGCTCCTGCCCTAGTCGGCGTCAGCAATGGCTTTGCCCCTTGGCGCAATCTTAGTCATTAG
- a CDS encoding NACHT domain-containing protein, whose product MAPSNRGKPSLQTSEKGLVQAQQTFKQRGLTRQELAQILGTDRSVVGKFLRGEKIWSQKFEEICDFLEIPWQEIAEGVTPVPHSVAKGSDIHKARQQLQRYIEQRCGTLRILGMVKARPVDAIYTQVRVSQGNNVYPLAGGQGQSSIPLSESLTGEEAVAKYPHLHLLGLPGSGKTTFLKYLALQCIQGYLLPQWVPIFVALRDIAQLLKQQSLFACISEMYQQTCGLDPALLRRLFDQGSVLLLLDGEDEIPLSQAQALALKEFDLFYQNRVVITCRTAASRQVYEQFTQATIQQFTDHQIRIFSRNWFHDNPTQAESFITWLTTHEANFRHEFDLASTPLLLTLLCIAFETAREHPQQRHQIYEMAFEHILGDLNHSHILPEVAVIPSKTYQEKLSLFKAIARTAFTDEGKVFPASRDFIRRAGIDLQDHGGLSPTGFFRELEASYGLITQDSWNHYRFSHLSFHEYFVALALLDEIEADAESAFALLFRDHHLFNSDWYEVFLFVAQMLRSEQGEAFLQRFKAKLMGYLQEQNDRALAQVEAGGAIATRIIYLYQTHADSPPLARDILDQHPLESALTISAFCSDYYYRFDPARRISRVFEMGYQFNHDLVLAHCFKCNLNPTQKKNLKAGQHFDFADALVHVWHQPDLHQTNQQLETIDQVRALFFDYVLQYPDRFSQACQQHFKGEVSRLDQIAQLSPIQAILGKSKLVAEISQPDQEQHPFLGSKQYRFPTLAYDDAEAVTALSHYYYGCTLLCACLASAKATNLHQEILQGLF is encoded by the coding sequence ATGGCACCATCCAATCGGGGGAAACCCTCTTTGCAAACTTCTGAAAAAGGCTTAGTACAAGCTCAGCAGACCTTTAAACAGCGTGGACTGACTCGGCAGGAATTAGCTCAAATCTTAGGAACTGATCGGTCTGTGGTGGGTAAGTTTCTGCGAGGGGAAAAAATCTGGTCTCAGAAGTTTGAAGAGATCTGTGATTTTTTGGAGATTCCTTGGCAGGAGATTGCGGAAGGGGTTACTCCTGTCCCCCACAGCGTTGCGAAAGGATCAGATATACACAAAGCGCGACAACAATTGCAGCGTTATATTGAGCAGCGATGTGGAACATTACGCATCCTAGGTATGGTTAAGGCGCGGCCCGTAGACGCCATCTATACCCAAGTGCGGGTGTCACAGGGAAATAATGTTTATCCTTTAGCCGGAGGTCAGGGGCAGAGTAGTATCCCCTTGTCCGAGTCGCTGACCGGGGAAGAGGCAGTTGCAAAATATCCCCACCTCCATCTCTTAGGGCTGCCCGGATCAGGAAAAACGACGTTTTTAAAGTACTTGGCTCTGCAATGTATACAGGGATATTTGCTGCCGCAATGGGTGCCCATTTTTGTCGCCCTGCGAGATATTGCTCAATTGTTGAAACAGCAGAGCCTCTTTGCCTGCATCAGTGAAATGTATCAGCAAACCTGTGGGCTGGATCCGGCTTTGCTCCGGCGGCTCTTTGATCAGGGTTCCGTTTTGCTGTTGTTAGATGGCGAAGATGAAATTCCCCTTTCTCAAGCTCAAGCCTTGGCTTTAAAAGAATTTGACCTGTTCTATCAAAATCGAGTGGTGATCACTTGCCGGACCGCAGCCAGTCGTCAGGTCTATGAACAGTTCACCCAAGCCACGATTCAGCAATTTACCGATCATCAGATTCGAATATTTTCTCGGAACTGGTTTCACGATAACCCGACTCAAGCTGAATCTTTTATCACATGGCTAACCACCCACGAAGCCAACTTTAGACATGAGTTTGATTTAGCCAGTACGCCTTTACTGCTCACCCTGCTCTGTATTGCTTTTGAAACCGCCCGAGAACACCCCCAGCAGCGCCATCAAATCTATGAAATGGCTTTTGAGCATATCCTGGGAGATTTGAACCATAGCCATATTTTGCCAGAGGTGGCAGTCATCCCCAGCAAAACCTATCAAGAGAAATTGTCCCTCTTCAAGGCTATTGCTAGAACAGCATTTACCGATGAGGGCAAGGTTTTTCCAGCGTCTAGAGATTTTATCCGTCGGGCTGGAATTGATCTACAAGATCACGGTGGCTTATCGCCGACTGGGTTTTTCCGAGAGCTGGAGGCAAGCTACGGACTGATTACCCAAGATTCTTGGAACCATTATCGATTCTCCCATCTGTCTTTTCATGAGTATTTTGTGGCGTTAGCGCTCTTAGACGAGATTGAAGCGGATGCTGAGTCAGCCTTTGCCCTTCTGTTTCGCGACCATCATCTGTTTAATTCGGATTGGTATGAGGTGTTTTTGTTTGTGGCTCAGATGCTCCGATCTGAGCAAGGTGAGGCTTTTTTACAGAGGTTCAAAGCCAAACTGATGGGTTACTTGCAAGAGCAGAATGACAGGGCGTTGGCCCAGGTGGAAGCGGGAGGTGCGATCGCAACCCGTATCATCTATCTCTATCAGACCCATGCAGATAGTCCCCCTCTCGCTCGCGACATTTTAGACCAGCATCCATTGGAATCGGCGCTCACCATCAGTGCCTTTTGCTCAGACTACTATTACCGATTTGATCCTGCTCGTCGAATTAGTCGTGTGTTTGAGATGGGCTATCAGTTCAACCATGACTTAGTTTTAGCCCACTGCTTCAAATGCAATCTCAATCCAACCCAGAAAAAAAATCTCAAAGCGGGTCAGCACTTTGATTTTGCCGATGCCCTCGTTCATGTTTGGCATCAACCCGATCTGCACCAAACCAATCAGCAACTTGAGACGATTGATCAGGTCCGAGCTTTATTTTTTGACTATGTTCTCCAATATCCAGACCGATTTTCTCAAGCTTGTCAGCAGCACTTTAAAGGTGAAGTGAGCCGACTGGACCAGATCGCCCAGTTATCGCCCATCCAGGCGATTCTCGGAAAAAGCAAACTTGTGGCCGAGATCTCTCAGCCAGATCAAGAACAGCATCCGTTTCTGGGGTCTAAACAATATCGATTTCCAACCCTGGCCTATGATGATGCTGAAGCAGTAACGGCCCTCAGTCACTATTACTATGGCTGCACATTGCTCTGCGCTTGTCTCGCCTCTGCCAAAGCGACTAACTTGCATCAGGAAATATTGCAGGGTTTGTTTTGA
- a CDS encoding membrane protein, translating to MSSTPFFPKVCRNFKRLALGLVSLVLVIVLCLAWPLLTARSPQYTDITDHFKYGSIGGASTMGIPYWIWQVMPVMFPEYLPTEDYVTPGTGYTQLGFIQEPGQDLPIGFAKDTQLGLEVVTNNCALCHVGSVRNTSDGLPQAIPTMPSNTVNLSAYFRFITGVANDPRFNAREMMPYIKDLGADLNPLQSLLYRYIAIPQTRALLSIQAEKLSFLSDQPQYGPGRVDTFTPYKTRTFNINLDDLPPEEIEGAASDFPSVWQQRPREGMQLHWDGDNTSVAERNKSAALALVSPTNINLDAITRVADWLLDLPAPPYPYPVNEELAAQGQSIFANTCASCHAFDGPRVGTVTPIAEIGTDPGRLNSYTYEFASNQYTLFAGITYKGEDQRFTHFRKTHGYANHPLDGLWLRSPYLHNGSVPTLEDLLDPPEQRPAKFYRGNDVYDPDKVGFVADVATANGSKFFEYDTSLPGNGKEGHLYGTTLSQSDKTALIEYLKTL from the coding sequence ATGAGCAGTACACCCTTTTTCCCAAAAGTCTGTCGTAACTTCAAGCGGTTAGCCCTAGGGCTGGTTAGCCTAGTTTTAGTGATCGTTTTATGTCTGGCATGGCCCCTGTTGACGGCGCGGTCCCCTCAATACACGGACATTACCGACCATTTTAAATATGGCTCGATTGGCGGTGCCTCCACCATGGGAATTCCCTATTGGATTTGGCAAGTGATGCCGGTGATGTTCCCGGAGTACCTACCCACGGAGGACTACGTCACCCCTGGAACTGGCTATACCCAGCTCGGCTTTATTCAAGAACCGGGGCAAGATCTGCCCATTGGGTTTGCCAAGGATACCCAATTAGGGTTGGAAGTGGTGACCAACAATTGTGCCCTTTGCCATGTGGGTAGTGTTCGCAACACCTCTGATGGCCTACCCCAAGCCATTCCGACGATGCCGTCTAACACTGTTAATTTGTCGGCCTATTTTCGCTTTATCACCGGCGTTGCCAATGATCCTCGGTTTAATGCTCGGGAAATGATGCCCTATATCAAGGATTTGGGAGCCGATCTGAATCCCTTGCAGTCTCTGCTCTATCGCTATATTGCTATTCCCCAAACTCGGGCCTTGCTCAGTATCCAAGCCGAAAAGCTCAGTTTTTTATCGGATCAGCCCCAGTACGGACCGGGGCGAGTAGACACCTTTACCCCCTATAAAACCCGTACCTTTAATATCAATCTAGACGACCTCCCTCCTGAAGAAATTGAGGGAGCGGCCAGCGACTTCCCTAGTGTTTGGCAGCAGCGCCCCCGGGAGGGTATGCAGCTCCATTGGGATGGTGATAATACCTCTGTAGCAGAACGGAATAAGAGTGCTGCCTTAGCCCTGGTCTCCCCCACCAATATTAATTTGGATGCCATTACCCGAGTGGCTGACTGGTTGTTGGATCTCCCGGCCCCGCCTTATCCCTATCCGGTAAATGAAGAGCTGGCTGCCCAGGGGCAATCTATCTTTGCCAACACCTGTGCCAGCTGCCATGCTTTTGACGGTCCAAGGGTAGGGACCGTGACACCCATTGCAGAAATTGGCACCGATCCAGGCCGCTTAAATTCTTATACCTATGAATTTGCCTCGAATCAGTACACGCTGTTTGCTGGGATTACCTATAAAGGCGAAGATCAGCGGTTTACCCACTTCCGCAAAACCCACGGCTATGCCAACCATCCCCTCGACGGATTGTGGTTGCGATCGCCTTATCTCCACAACGGCTCAGTCCCGACCCTAGAGGATCTGCTCGATCCTCCCGAACAGCGCCCAGCTAAGTTTTATCGGGGCAATGATGTCTATGATCCAGACAAAGTGGGGTTTGTGGCGGACGTCGCTACAGCTAACGGCAGCAAATTTTTCGAATATGATACGTCGCTGCCGGGGAATGGCAAGGAAGGCCATCTCTATGGAACCACTCTATCTCAGTCAGACAAAACAGCTCTGATCGAGTATTTAAAGACCCTTTAA